CATCTTTCGCAGGTTGTCCTCGCGGTAGTACTCGTCGAGTTGCTGGTCGCTGAGATCGGGTTTGAACGCCTTGGCGAGCTGTGCGACCGAAGGAACCGCGGTGGGGTTCCACGTCTCCGGCTTCCAGGCGTCGGACCGTAGGAAGGCCTTGGCGCAGTGGAAGAAGACCTCTTCGACGGCGATCTCCAGTGCCAGGATCGGCCGCTTTCCGTCGACCACCAGCGCATCGAAATAATCCGCGTCCGACAGGATTCGGGCGGTCCCGTTGATCCGCAGGGTGTCGCCACGGCCGGGGATGACGAACACCGTGCCGACGTGCGGTTGCTGCAGCACGTTGAGGTAACCGTCGACGCGCTTGTTGCCCGGGCGTTCGGGGATGGCGATCGTGGTGTCGTCGATCACGTGGACGAACCCCGCGGGGTCACCCTTGGGGGAGACGTCGACGCGGCCGGCGCTGTCGGTGGTGGCCACGAAGCACAGCGGCGAGGCGCCCAGCCAGTCCTGCTGTACCGGGGAGAGTCGCGTGGTCACCTTGTTGGCGACGTACTTGTTCGGCTCTCCGACGATGGCACGCAATTGCTCCACGGTGGTGACTTCTTGACCCATGCCTCCATGATGCCCAAGCCGCAGCGGTGCCCGCATCCGCATTACGGCGTGCCACACCTCAATCCGAATAGCGTTCGGCCAGCAGACGCCGGTCGAGCTTGCCGATGCCCCGCCGGGGCAACTCGTCGACGATGTGCACCTCCCGCGGCGCCGCGGTGGCATCCAGCGTCTGCGCCACCCAGGCCCGCAGTTCGGCGACATCGGGGGCCACCGCGCCCGGTGCCAACACGAGTGCCGTCACCACCCGCTGGCCGAGCCGTTGGTCGGGCACTCCGAACACCGCGCAGTCGGCGATTGCCGGATGGCCCGCCAACGCCGATTCGACCAGCTGGGGCAGCACCGTCAGCCCACCGGTGCTGACCGCGTCGTCGACGCGGCCGAGTACTCGCAGCACGCCCGAATCGTCCACGGCGCCAAGGTCGTCGGTGCGGAACCAGCCGGGTTCGGCGAACGGGTCGGGGTCTGCCGACCCATGTGCTCCTCGCGTCCGCACCGGGTTGCGGTATCCGTTGGCCACGGTGACGCCGCCCAGCACGATGCGCTCAGCAGTATTCGAGGTCGTCGCCGGGGCGACTCCGGCGAGACGCACCTTCACGCCGTCGAGGGGGATGCCGTCATACACGCAACCGCCTGCGGTCTCGCTCATCCCGTAGGTGCGCACCACGTTCACCCCGGCGGCCCGGGCCCGTTCGGCGACCCCGGCCGGCATCGGTCCACCACCGATCAGGACGGCGTCGAGGTCGGCCAGCGCGGCGGCGGCGGCCGGGTCGCGCAGGGACTTGTCCAGTTGCACCGCCACCAATGAGGCATAGCGGCGTCCACTTCCCAAAGCGGCTACCGCAGAGGGCAAGTCGCTCGGATCGAAGGATGGCGAGAGGCTGACGGGCGCGGTGCCGGCCAGGGCGCTGCGCACCAGAACCTGCAGGCCGGCGATGTGATGGGCGGGCAGGGCCAGCAGCCAGCGACCGTTGCCGCCGAGCCGGGCGTGGGTGGACTCGGCGCTGGCCCGCAACGCGCGCGCGGTCAGCATCGCCCCCTTGGGCCGGCCAGTGGTGCCCGACGTCGAGATCACCACCGCGATGTCGTCGTCGATCTCCTCGCCGGCACGCAAAGTGCTTGTCAACAACAAACTTTGACGTTCATCATCGGCGGGGACGGGCAGGATCGCCGACCCCCGGCCGGCCAGGACATCGTCGAGTACCGCCAGTAGGGCGTCCGTCGAGGAACCGACGGTGACGGGGCGCAGGACGGCTATTCTTGGCCCCCTGGCTGATTCGGGTCGTCCCCGTTGTTGCCGCCGGCCGCGTCGGCATCGTCGGCATCGCGCGGGTCGTCCAGCGGCCAGCCCTTGGCGGCGAGCCGTTCGCGTACCCGCTCGACGTCTTCGGCGCGGGGGAGTTCGTCGGTGATCTGGGTGATCAGCACACCGATGTCGATGTGATCGAAATCACCGCGTTCGATGAGATCTCGTGCCACGGCCTTGACTTCGTCGTTGGTCAGGCGCCGGGTCAGCAGCGCCAACAACGGCACTCGGTCTGGACCGGGCACCCCCTCGGGGTATCCGGCATTCAGCCAGGCCGCGATCTTCGCGAGAAATGCGTTCACTGCGCCTACTCCTGATGGTGCACCCGAGTGAGGTTCCCCCGGCCATACGACTATGAGCCGGCAGACGGCATCGATCGTAATGCCGCCAACCGACTCAGGCTCGCAGTGAACTTATCGGCCGCGCAGGGATCGGCAAACCGCCCCGGCGAACAATGCGGGGTAGCAAGATGAACACTGGGTGAACTCATCCGGAGCCTATCTGAATTGCCT
The genomic region above belongs to Mycolicibacterium sp. HK-90 and contains:
- a CDS encoding pyridoxamine 5'-phosphate oxidase family protein, producing the protein MGQEVTTVEQLRAIVGEPNKYVANKVTTRLSPVQQDWLGASPLCFVATTDSAGRVDVSPKGDPAGFVHVIDDTTIAIPERPGNKRVDGYLNVLQQPHVGTVFVIPGRGDTLRINGTARILSDADYFDALVVDGKRPILALEIAVEEVFFHCAKAFLRSDAWKPETWNPTAVPSVAQLAKAFKPDLSDQQLDEYYREDNLRKMLY
- the menE gene encoding o-succinylbenzoate--CoA ligase, translating into MAGRGSAILPVPADDERQSLLLTSTLRAGEEIDDDIAVVISTSGTTGRPKGAMLTARALRASAESTHARLGGNGRWLLALPAHHIAGLQVLVRSALAGTAPVSLSPSFDPSDLPSAVAALGSGRRYASLVAVQLDKSLRDPAAAAALADLDAVLIGGGPMPAGVAERARAAGVNVVRTYGMSETAGGCVYDGIPLDGVKVRLAGVAPATTSNTAERIVLGGVTVANGYRNPVRTRGAHGSADPDPFAEPGWFRTDDLGAVDDSGVLRVLGRVDDAVSTGGLTVLPQLVESALAGHPAIADCAVFGVPDQRLGQRVVTALVLAPGAVAPDVAELRAWVAQTLDATAAPREVHIVDELPRRGIGKLDRRLLAERYSD
- a CDS encoding DUF3349 domain-containing protein — protein: MNAFLAKIAAWLNAGYPEGVPGPDRVPLLALLTRRLTNDEVKAVARDLIERGDFDHIDIGVLITQITDELPRAEDVERVRERLAAKGWPLDDPRDADDADAAGGNNGDDPNQPGGQE